The following proteins come from a genomic window of Populus nigra chromosome 6, ddPopNigr1.1, whole genome shotgun sequence:
- the LOC133697273 gene encoding protein NEDD1-like isoform X1 produces the protein MINLADPSMSLLAASGGDTVKLFDVSVEPGDPCTLNYTPNPGCVVNSVKWNHTNLVVASAGEDKKISLWRKNGQNMGTIPVSGTDSGDSIEESLSAISFSNKGSRYICSGGSGQVVRIWDLQRKRCIKWLRGHTSTITGAMYNCKDEHLASISLSGDLILHNLASGARVTELKDPHKQVLRVLDYSRVSRHLLVTAGDDGSVHLWDVTSRSPKVSWLKQHSAPTVGISFSPSNDKIIASVGLDKKLYTYESGSRRHTSLISYEAPFSSLAFRDDGLILAAGTSSGRVVFYDVRGKPQPFTVLHAYGSSEAVTSLCWQRSKPVIVNESTCTPEIALLGGAVDDSILMPDPLPSVTSSGVALSTSVSGSGNTGHSSLSIESSSLTATTSGPASTMSNLTLAEETPHRSHLWPGTLMKLNPRSSYNFKDEMEVFSPLVDVQPITPSLDKFWDDQEGLKKDNLSVDKKPSSLLFPSSSRRFHFQEDGTNDHPIFDWKSSSTSRQDEARSFTLPGGSTPSPSSKSEDSSITPPEAWGGERLSDKIAHLLHPLNLPSHFAMTSGSSTLGSMFSSLQDLPSSTNQTCTSSLTNSSCTFSNLHTRDVSLNQETSMGFPGHISSSSMSLSIGTKHITELASLEACGPASLNQPRRFSTFAERINTTASFSNGTSLSVVSPKTKKTGVETREELLNSILSRSDALAVTEPGILPAMNGGATQPHKILQPDTQQGSSFTLQLFQRTLEETLDSFQKSIHEDMRSLHIEILRQFHMQEMELSGVMNSILENQAELMKEIKSLGKEN, from the exons ATGATCAACTTGGCGGATCCATCAATGTCGTTGCTGGCGGCGAGTGGTGGCGACACCGTGAAGCTTTTCGATGTATCAGTGGAGCCAGGAGATCCATGTACTTTGAATTACACACCAAATCCGGGTTGCGTTGTTAACTCAGTCAAGTGGAATCATACTA ATTTAGTTGTGGCTAGTGCTGGAGAAGATAAGAAGATTTCGTTGTGGAGGAAAAATGGGCAGAACATGGGGACAATTCCGGTTTCTGGGACGGATAGCGGGGACAGCATTGAG gAATCGTTATCAGCTATCAGCTTTAGCAACAAGGGATCTAGATATATATGCTCTGGAGGAAGCGGTCAAGTAGTAAGAATATGGGATCTGCAGAGGAAGCGCTGTATTAAATGGTTGAGGGGTCATACCAGTACAATAACAGGTGCTATGTACAATTGCAAAGATGAGCACCTGGCGTCCATAAGTTTGAGTGGGGATCTTATCCTTCACAACCTTGCATCTGGTGCAAGGGTGACAGAACTCAAGGACCCACACAAACAG GTACTAAGGGTTCTTGATTATTCACGAGTTAGCCGACACCTTTTGGTGACCGCAGGTGATGATGGTTCTGTACATTTGTGGGATGTAACCAGTCGCAGCCCAAAG GTTTCGTGGTTGAAGCAACATTCTGCTCCAACTGTTGGTATTAGCTTCTCACCATCAAATGACAAG ATAATAGCTAGTGTTGGACTGGATAAAAAACTATACACTTATGAATCAGGGTCTAGAAGGCACACATCTCTCATTTCTTATGAGGCGCCTTTTTCTTCGCTGGCTTTTAGAGATGATGGTTTGATTCTGGCAGCTGGAACCAGTAGTGGTAGGGTGGTGTTCTATGATGTTCGAGGAAAACCACAGCCTTTCACCGTTCTCCATGCTTATGGCAGTTCAGAG GCTGTTACAAGTTTATGCTGGCAAAGATCAAAACCAGTTATTGTAAATGAGAGCACCTGCACTCCTGAGATAGCTCTTTTGGGAGGTGCTGTTGATGATTCCATTCTTATGCCAGATCCACTTCCTTCTGTAACATCATCTGGTGTTGCTCTATCCACCTCTGTATCTGGCTCTGGTAATACTGGTCATTCAAGTCTTTCAATAGAATCATCATCTCTAACAGCAACCACTAGTGGACCTGCATCAACCATGTCCAATCTGACTTTAGCAGAGGAAACACCGCATCGAAGCCATCTTTGGCCTGGAacattgatgaaattaaatccTCGATCTAGTTACAATTTCAAGGATGAAATGGAGGTGTTTTCCCCGCTTGTGGATGTTCAGCCTATCACACCCTCACTTGATAAGTTTTGGGATGATCAAGAGGGATTGAAAAAGGATAATCTATCTGTTGATAAGAAACCTTCATCGTTGTTGTTTCCTTCATCTAGTAGGAGATTTCATTTTCAAGAGGATGGAACCAATGATCATCCCATATTTGATTGGAAATCTAGTTCAACCTCAAGGCAG GATGAGGCCCGGTCTTTCACCTTACCGGGGGGATCTACTCCATCTCCATCTTCCAAGAGTGAAGATTCTTCCATCACTCCTCCAGAAGCATGGGGTGGTGAGAGACTATCTGATAAAATTGCTCACCTACTCCATCCACTAAATTTACCATCTCATTTTGCGATGACTTCTGGGAGTTCAACATTAGGATCAATGTTTTCTAGTTTGCAAGATCTGCCCTCTTCAACAAATCAGACATGTACGAGCTCATTGACTAATTCCAGCTGTACCTTTTCAAATCTGCACACCAGAGATGTCTCTTTGAATCAGGAGACTTCAATGGGATTTCCAGGACACATTTCCTCCAGTTCCATGTCTCTGTCAATAGGTACAAAACACATCACGGAACTAGCTAGCCTTGAAGCATGTGGACCAGCATCATTAAACCAACCTCGCAGGTTTTCAACTTTTGCCGAGAGGATAAACACTACTGCTTCCTTCAGTAATGGGACATCCCTCTCAGTGGTTtcaccaaaaacaaagaaaacaggaGTTGAAACTAGGGAAGAGCTGTTGAATAGCATATTGTCGAGGTCTGATGCATTGGCGGTCACAGAACCAGGAATTCTTCCAGCAATGAAC GGAGGAGCCACACAGCCACACAAAATCCTTCAGCCAGATACACAGCAGGGGAGTTCATTCACGCTTCAGCTCTTCCAGCGTACTCTTGAAGAAACTCTGGATTCATTTCAGAAATCCATACATGAGGATATGAGGAGCCTTCATATAGAAATTCTTAGACAATTTCATATGCAGGAG ATGGAATTGTCCGGTGTGATGAACTCAATCCTGGAAAACCAAGCTGAACTGATGAAAGAAATCAAGTCTCTTGGGAAAGAAAACTAA
- the LOC133697273 gene encoding protein NEDD1-like isoform X2 encodes MINLADPSMSLLAASGGDTVKLFDVSVEPGDPCTLNYTPNPGCVVNSVKWNHTNLVVASAGEDKKISLWRKNGQNMGTIPVSGTDSGDSIEESLSAISFSNKGSRYICSGGSGQVVRIWDLQRKRCIKWLRGHTSTITGAMYNCKDEHLASISLSGDLILHNLASGARVTELKDPHKQVLRVLDYSRVSRHLLVTAGDDGSVHLWDVTSRSPKVSWLKQHSAPTVGISFSPSNDKIIASVGLDKKLYTYESGSRRHTSLISYEAPFSSLAFRDDGLILAAGTSSGRVVFYDVRGKPQPFTVLHAYGSSEAVTSLCWQRSKPVIVNESTCTPEIALLGGAVDDSILMPDPLPSVTSSGVALSTSVSGSGNTGHSSLSIESSSLTATTSGPASTMSNLTLAEETPHRSHLWPGTLMKLNPRSSYNFKDEMEVFSPLVDVQPITPSLDKFWDDQEGLKKDNLSVDKKPSSLLFPSSSRRFHFQEDGTNDHPIFDWKSSSTSRQDEARSFTLPGGSTPSPSSKSEDSSITPPEAWGGERLSDKIAHLLHPLNLPSHFAMTSGSSTLGSMFSSLQDLPSSTNQTCTKHITELASLEACGPASLNQPRRFSTFAERINTTASFSNGTSLSVVSPKTKKTGVETREELLNSILSRSDALAVTEPGILPAMNGGATQPHKILQPDTQQGSSFTLQLFQRTLEETLDSFQKSIHEDMRSLHIEILRQFHMQEMELSGVMNSILENQAELMKEIKSLGKEN; translated from the exons ATGATCAACTTGGCGGATCCATCAATGTCGTTGCTGGCGGCGAGTGGTGGCGACACCGTGAAGCTTTTCGATGTATCAGTGGAGCCAGGAGATCCATGTACTTTGAATTACACACCAAATCCGGGTTGCGTTGTTAACTCAGTCAAGTGGAATCATACTA ATTTAGTTGTGGCTAGTGCTGGAGAAGATAAGAAGATTTCGTTGTGGAGGAAAAATGGGCAGAACATGGGGACAATTCCGGTTTCTGGGACGGATAGCGGGGACAGCATTGAG gAATCGTTATCAGCTATCAGCTTTAGCAACAAGGGATCTAGATATATATGCTCTGGAGGAAGCGGTCAAGTAGTAAGAATATGGGATCTGCAGAGGAAGCGCTGTATTAAATGGTTGAGGGGTCATACCAGTACAATAACAGGTGCTATGTACAATTGCAAAGATGAGCACCTGGCGTCCATAAGTTTGAGTGGGGATCTTATCCTTCACAACCTTGCATCTGGTGCAAGGGTGACAGAACTCAAGGACCCACACAAACAG GTACTAAGGGTTCTTGATTATTCACGAGTTAGCCGACACCTTTTGGTGACCGCAGGTGATGATGGTTCTGTACATTTGTGGGATGTAACCAGTCGCAGCCCAAAG GTTTCGTGGTTGAAGCAACATTCTGCTCCAACTGTTGGTATTAGCTTCTCACCATCAAATGACAAG ATAATAGCTAGTGTTGGACTGGATAAAAAACTATACACTTATGAATCAGGGTCTAGAAGGCACACATCTCTCATTTCTTATGAGGCGCCTTTTTCTTCGCTGGCTTTTAGAGATGATGGTTTGATTCTGGCAGCTGGAACCAGTAGTGGTAGGGTGGTGTTCTATGATGTTCGAGGAAAACCACAGCCTTTCACCGTTCTCCATGCTTATGGCAGTTCAGAG GCTGTTACAAGTTTATGCTGGCAAAGATCAAAACCAGTTATTGTAAATGAGAGCACCTGCACTCCTGAGATAGCTCTTTTGGGAGGTGCTGTTGATGATTCCATTCTTATGCCAGATCCACTTCCTTCTGTAACATCATCTGGTGTTGCTCTATCCACCTCTGTATCTGGCTCTGGTAATACTGGTCATTCAAGTCTTTCAATAGAATCATCATCTCTAACAGCAACCACTAGTGGACCTGCATCAACCATGTCCAATCTGACTTTAGCAGAGGAAACACCGCATCGAAGCCATCTTTGGCCTGGAacattgatgaaattaaatccTCGATCTAGTTACAATTTCAAGGATGAAATGGAGGTGTTTTCCCCGCTTGTGGATGTTCAGCCTATCACACCCTCACTTGATAAGTTTTGGGATGATCAAGAGGGATTGAAAAAGGATAATCTATCTGTTGATAAGAAACCTTCATCGTTGTTGTTTCCTTCATCTAGTAGGAGATTTCATTTTCAAGAGGATGGAACCAATGATCATCCCATATTTGATTGGAAATCTAGTTCAACCTCAAGGCAG GATGAGGCCCGGTCTTTCACCTTACCGGGGGGATCTACTCCATCTCCATCTTCCAAGAGTGAAGATTCTTCCATCACTCCTCCAGAAGCATGGGGTGGTGAGAGACTATCTGATAAAATTGCTCACCTACTCCATCCACTAAATTTACCATCTCATTTTGCGATGACTTCTGGGAGTTCAACATTAGGATCAATGTTTTCTAGTTTGCAAGATCTGCCCTCTTCAACAAATCAGACAT GTACAAAACACATCACGGAACTAGCTAGCCTTGAAGCATGTGGACCAGCATCATTAAACCAACCTCGCAGGTTTTCAACTTTTGCCGAGAGGATAAACACTACTGCTTCCTTCAGTAATGGGACATCCCTCTCAGTGGTTtcaccaaaaacaaagaaaacaggaGTTGAAACTAGGGAAGAGCTGTTGAATAGCATATTGTCGAGGTCTGATGCATTGGCGGTCACAGAACCAGGAATTCTTCCAGCAATGAAC GGAGGAGCCACACAGCCACACAAAATCCTTCAGCCAGATACACAGCAGGGGAGTTCATTCACGCTTCAGCTCTTCCAGCGTACTCTTGAAGAAACTCTGGATTCATTTCAGAAATCCATACATGAGGATATGAGGAGCCTTCATATAGAAATTCTTAGACAATTTCATATGCAGGAG ATGGAATTGTCCGGTGTGATGAACTCAATCCTGGAAAACCAAGCTGAACTGATGAAAGAAATCAAGTCTCTTGGGAAAGAAAACTAA
- the LOC133697273 gene encoding protein NEDD1-like isoform X3: MDEKRHAQINKGDQESLSAISFSNKGSRYICSGGSGQVVRIWDLQRKRCIKWLRGHTSTITGAMYNCKDEHLASISLSGDLILHNLASGARVTELKDPHKQVLRVLDYSRVSRHLLVTAGDDGSVHLWDVTSRSPKVSWLKQHSAPTVGISFSPSNDKIIASVGLDKKLYTYESGSRRHTSLISYEAPFSSLAFRDDGLILAAGTSSGRVVFYDVRGKPQPFTVLHAYGSSEAVTSLCWQRSKPVIVNESTCTPEIALLGGAVDDSILMPDPLPSVTSSGVALSTSVSGSGNTGHSSLSIESSSLTATTSGPASTMSNLTLAEETPHRSHLWPGTLMKLNPRSSYNFKDEMEVFSPLVDVQPITPSLDKFWDDQEGLKKDNLSVDKKPSSLLFPSSSRRFHFQEDGTNDHPIFDWKSSSTSRQDEARSFTLPGGSTPSPSSKSEDSSITPPEAWGGERLSDKIAHLLHPLNLPSHFAMTSGSSTLGSMFSSLQDLPSSTNQTCTSSLTNSSCTFSNLHTRDVSLNQETSMGFPGHISSSSMSLSIGTKHITELASLEACGPASLNQPRRFSTFAERINTTASFSNGTSLSVVSPKTKKTGVETREELLNSILSRSDALAVTEPGILPAMNGGATQPHKILQPDTQQGSSFTLQLFQRTLEETLDSFQKSIHEDMRSLHIEILRQFHMQEMELSGVMNSILENQAELMKEIKSLGKEN; the protein is encoded by the exons ATGGATGAGAAAAGGCATGCTCAGATCAACAAGGGAGACCAG gAATCGTTATCAGCTATCAGCTTTAGCAACAAGGGATCTAGATATATATGCTCTGGAGGAAGCGGTCAAGTAGTAAGAATATGGGATCTGCAGAGGAAGCGCTGTATTAAATGGTTGAGGGGTCATACCAGTACAATAACAGGTGCTATGTACAATTGCAAAGATGAGCACCTGGCGTCCATAAGTTTGAGTGGGGATCTTATCCTTCACAACCTTGCATCTGGTGCAAGGGTGACAGAACTCAAGGACCCACACAAACAG GTACTAAGGGTTCTTGATTATTCACGAGTTAGCCGACACCTTTTGGTGACCGCAGGTGATGATGGTTCTGTACATTTGTGGGATGTAACCAGTCGCAGCCCAAAG GTTTCGTGGTTGAAGCAACATTCTGCTCCAACTGTTGGTATTAGCTTCTCACCATCAAATGACAAG ATAATAGCTAGTGTTGGACTGGATAAAAAACTATACACTTATGAATCAGGGTCTAGAAGGCACACATCTCTCATTTCTTATGAGGCGCCTTTTTCTTCGCTGGCTTTTAGAGATGATGGTTTGATTCTGGCAGCTGGAACCAGTAGTGGTAGGGTGGTGTTCTATGATGTTCGAGGAAAACCACAGCCTTTCACCGTTCTCCATGCTTATGGCAGTTCAGAG GCTGTTACAAGTTTATGCTGGCAAAGATCAAAACCAGTTATTGTAAATGAGAGCACCTGCACTCCTGAGATAGCTCTTTTGGGAGGTGCTGTTGATGATTCCATTCTTATGCCAGATCCACTTCCTTCTGTAACATCATCTGGTGTTGCTCTATCCACCTCTGTATCTGGCTCTGGTAATACTGGTCATTCAAGTCTTTCAATAGAATCATCATCTCTAACAGCAACCACTAGTGGACCTGCATCAACCATGTCCAATCTGACTTTAGCAGAGGAAACACCGCATCGAAGCCATCTTTGGCCTGGAacattgatgaaattaaatccTCGATCTAGTTACAATTTCAAGGATGAAATGGAGGTGTTTTCCCCGCTTGTGGATGTTCAGCCTATCACACCCTCACTTGATAAGTTTTGGGATGATCAAGAGGGATTGAAAAAGGATAATCTATCTGTTGATAAGAAACCTTCATCGTTGTTGTTTCCTTCATCTAGTAGGAGATTTCATTTTCAAGAGGATGGAACCAATGATCATCCCATATTTGATTGGAAATCTAGTTCAACCTCAAGGCAG GATGAGGCCCGGTCTTTCACCTTACCGGGGGGATCTACTCCATCTCCATCTTCCAAGAGTGAAGATTCTTCCATCACTCCTCCAGAAGCATGGGGTGGTGAGAGACTATCTGATAAAATTGCTCACCTACTCCATCCACTAAATTTACCATCTCATTTTGCGATGACTTCTGGGAGTTCAACATTAGGATCAATGTTTTCTAGTTTGCAAGATCTGCCCTCTTCAACAAATCAGACATGTACGAGCTCATTGACTAATTCCAGCTGTACCTTTTCAAATCTGCACACCAGAGATGTCTCTTTGAATCAGGAGACTTCAATGGGATTTCCAGGACACATTTCCTCCAGTTCCATGTCTCTGTCAATAGGTACAAAACACATCACGGAACTAGCTAGCCTTGAAGCATGTGGACCAGCATCATTAAACCAACCTCGCAGGTTTTCAACTTTTGCCGAGAGGATAAACACTACTGCTTCCTTCAGTAATGGGACATCCCTCTCAGTGGTTtcaccaaaaacaaagaaaacaggaGTTGAAACTAGGGAAGAGCTGTTGAATAGCATATTGTCGAGGTCTGATGCATTGGCGGTCACAGAACCAGGAATTCTTCCAGCAATGAAC GGAGGAGCCACACAGCCACACAAAATCCTTCAGCCAGATACACAGCAGGGGAGTTCATTCACGCTTCAGCTCTTCCAGCGTACTCTTGAAGAAACTCTGGATTCATTTCAGAAATCCATACATGAGGATATGAGGAGCCTTCATATAGAAATTCTTAGACAATTTCATATGCAGGAG ATGGAATTGTCCGGTGTGATGAACTCAATCCTGGAAAACCAAGCTGAACTGATGAAAGAAATCAAGTCTCTTGGGAAAGAAAACTAA